Genomic segment of Populus nigra chromosome 6, ddPopNigr1.1, whole genome shotgun sequence:
TTGGTGGAAGCACTGGTGGGCTGTTGAGGAAAGCCCAGGTGGAGGAGTTTTATGTGATTACATGGGACTCCCCCAAGGAACAGATATTTGAAATGCCTACTGGGGGTGCTGCCATCATGAGGGAAGGCCCTAACTTGCTCAAGCTGGCCAGGAAGGAGCAGTGCTTGGCTCTCGGGACTAGGCTAAGGTCCAAGTACAAGATCAAGTACCAGTTTTACAGGGTGTTCCCCAATGGAGAGGTGCAGTACTTGCATCCTAAGGATGGTGTCTACCCTGAGAAGGTGAACCCAGGGCGCCAAGGCGTGGGccaaaatttcaggtcaatcggaaAGAACGTTAGCCCAATTGAGGTCAAGTTCACAGGCAAGCAAGTGTATGATTTGTGATCTGGTAACATCATGTATTTGTGATTACGTGAATACTCTACGGTTGTTTGCTGTAATTGTATCTCTTCTTCAGGAAACTCTTAAGAGAAGCAAAACCTGTCTTGTGGGTGCACatctctcttctccttttcaGATGGTTATATATCTGGCTACATCATTTCATATGAACATAGGATTACATGCTCTAGTGTTTTTTGTGCCAGACTTCTCCCATATGATGATAGCGTCGTCAGAGTATACCCTGCCAGATGATTTAccgtaattgaaaaaaaaaacatttaaaaacatgTACTATATCAGTGCATGGTCGCATATTCCGGCAAACAACTTAAGAATACGCAGGACCCAGTAGAAAAATTCCATATATATTTTGTCATCCAAGAATCTCATTCTGGGAGGATTAAGATTCAtagttgagttgagttgagttgatTGCATCAATCAGACCCCGAATGTGAAGGATCTAAATTTGCTGGGTTATACTGaagttgtttatatatatatatattacgaaCACGAAAGATTCTATGTTAGTCCCTGGCTTACAATTCAACTTTATTAAATTGGAAACCCAGAGTTCTAACCTCtcttttcccaaaaaaaaaaaaaaaacaaaatgattgaattttttttaaccatcttGTTGACATGGATATTTCTTATTAGGTCTAAGCAGCCTTTCAATTGGTTAGTCTTTGTCTAGAACTAGTGTGAAAATCTTAGGACAGCATTTGATGGTAGTGTAATTGAAGATATGGCAAAAGATTGCGTTGAAATGTTTgtactttctaaaatttatcaatcgagtgattttaattttaaaacccaacaACTATCCATTTTGCTTTCTTATGTAGGCTATATCTGACAagtcatataaattaaaaaaaaaaacaataataacaatttattcaaattaaaaggaaaaaaaaaaagagacttgtccacgtaaaaaaaaaaatcggatttctttctccttttaacAAACCAGACAAATCCCCCTTTCTGattttaaaaggttaaaaataattttttaaaaaaatttactaaatttaattataaattcattaccaacgaagttaatttttttttgttaaatcttACATCCCTATCAATTTCTCAATTGAATCTTTGGTCTCAATTACCA
This window contains:
- the LOC133697972 gene encoding photosystem I reaction center subunit II, chloroplastic-like; translated protein: MAAQASLFTPPTLSTLKSSNQAIVPWKQASFLPISNVKPQRTMKVAAAEETAVKEAPVGFTPPELDPSTPSPIFGGSTGGLLRKAQVEEFYVITWDSPKEQIFEMPTGGAAIMREGPNLLKLARKEQCLALGTRLRSKYKIKYQFYRVFPNGEVQYLHPKDGVYPEKVNPGRQGVGQNFRSIGKNVSPIEVKFTGKQVYDL